The Mesobacillus jeotgali genome window below encodes:
- a CDS encoding PAS domain S-box protein, whose product MRNSFPIIGTDDGTIYDPNELLSLFLDCTADGFAIVDMENRFLRINHKYTEIFGYTEEDLIGRTFYEFSNPDFVPGIIAEVKNGKAFTNMITQRYHKDGSMLDIAVSYSPFRNKSGKIIAIIAIYRDITKIVSMERELNRTRELYELITENTTDLIKVIDKNKVIVYASPSHEKVINLKPEQIVGKNLSEFLSPEEESILDKKLKEILETGEPQILRKKFTTCDQNTVYTEYNFSPIYNEKKEIESFVSVGRNITDRVKQDATIRNLDRLSVTGQLAAGVAHEIRNPLTSLKGFSKLLQSCLDKEKQADYLAIIMNELDRIDTIVNEFMSLAKPQAVKFVKEDLKSILDSTISIIHPQALLHNVQIIINYPEQLVTLSCNGHQLKQVFLNFLKNAIESMPEGGKIIIDLQLNGQGKVLVSISDEGTGIESDRLRYLGTPFYTTKDKGIGLGLTVSNKIIQEHNGTMRIISEEGQGTTVVVELDCLET is encoded by the coding sequence ATGCGTAATAGTTTCCCGATAATCGGTACAGATGATGGAACAATCTATGATCCTAATGAACTGCTGAGTTTATTTTTGGATTGCACAGCTGATGGATTTGCTATTGTCGATATGGAGAATCGATTTTTAAGGATCAACCATAAGTACACTGAAATTTTTGGCTATACAGAAGAAGACTTGATTGGGAGAACTTTCTATGAGTTTTCAAATCCTGACTTTGTACCGGGAATCATCGCAGAAGTCAAGAATGGTAAAGCTTTTACCAATATGATAACGCAACGTTACCACAAAGACGGGTCAATGCTCGATATAGCGGTCTCTTACTCTCCTTTCAGGAATAAGAGCGGGAAAATCATCGCCATCATTGCCATTTATCGTGACATCACTAAAATAGTGAGCATGGAGCGCGAATTAAATAGAACAAGGGAATTGTATGAACTGATCACCGAGAATACGACGGACCTGATCAAGGTGATTGATAAGAATAAAGTGATCGTGTATGCATCGCCTTCACATGAAAAAGTAATCAATCTGAAGCCCGAGCAAATCGTCGGTAAAAACCTGAGTGAATTTTTGTCACCTGAGGAAGAGTCTATTCTGGATAAAAAATTGAAGGAAATCCTCGAAACAGGGGAGCCGCAGATTTTACGGAAGAAATTCACGACTTGTGACCAGAATACGGTGTACACAGAGTATAATTTTTCACCGATCTACAATGAGAAAAAAGAGATAGAGTCCTTTGTCAGTGTCGGCCGGAACATTACGGACAGGGTCAAACAGGACGCCACCATCCGGAATCTGGACAGGCTTTCGGTCACCGGTCAGCTCGCAGCAGGAGTGGCACATGAAATTCGCAACCCGTTGACTTCATTGAAGGGCTTTTCGAAACTATTGCAGTCATGTCTTGATAAAGAGAAGCAAGCAGATTACCTGGCCATCATCATGAATGAACTCGACAGGATCGATACGATTGTCAATGAGTTCATGTCACTGGCGAAGCCTCAGGCGGTTAAGTTTGTAAAAGAAGACCTGAAGTCAATCCTGGACAGCACGATAAGTATCATCCATCCGCAGGCCTTGCTGCATAATGTCCAGATCATCATAAATTATCCGGAACAGCTTGTTACGCTGTCGTGCAATGGGCATCAGCTGAAACAAGTATTTTTAAACTTCCTGAAAAATGCGATTGAATCCATGCCAGAAGGTGGAAAAATCATTATTGACCTTCAGCTGAATGGACAGGGGAAGGTGCTTGTGAGCATTTCGGATGAGGGAACAGGCATCGAATCAGACCGCCTAAGATATCTCGGAACGCCTTTTTATACAACAAAAGATAAAGGAATCGGACTTGGATTGACTGTCAGCAATAAAATCATCCAGGAGCATAACGGTACGATGAGGATCATTAGTGAAGAGGGGCAAGGGACGACAGTCGTCGTGGAACTGGATTGCCTGGAGACATAG
- the hemY gene encoding protoporphyrinogen oxidase — MEEKKVIVVGGGITGLATAFYLQKEARDKQLPIKVKLIEASDRLGGVISTEKRDGFVIERGPDSIIARKKSATRLIEEVGLKDKIISNTAGKSYIYARGKLHTMPEGSFMGIPTKVTPFALSGLFSPLGKLRAAGDFILPKGTPKADQSLGAFFRHRLGDEVVDNLIDPLLSGIYAGDIDELSLMALFPNFYDIEQKHRSLVIGLNKSMPKPPKTAKKPGSKKGMFISLSTGLEELIHRLEARLEEGTVMKETAVKRVLKTGNTYQVQLETGDVEAADSVVITTDHFHAQQMLSQYAFMEDFKKMPSNSVANVALAFPKSAIEKDIDGTGFLVSRNSDFRITACTWTHKKWPGTSPEDMALLRCYVGKPDDQEAVDLSDEEIVEIVLRDLNKTMNITAKPIFHVITRWRKAMPQYTVGHLERIARVKKQLGHELPGVYLAGGSFEGVGIPGCIDQAEAAVEKVISHLS, encoded by the coding sequence ATGGAAGAAAAGAAGGTTATTGTTGTTGGCGGCGGAATCACGGGCCTGGCGACAGCATTTTACCTGCAAAAGGAAGCCAGGGATAAGCAATTGCCGATTAAAGTGAAATTGATTGAGGCAAGTGACCGTCTCGGAGGTGTCATCAGTACTGAGAAGCGTGACGGATTCGTTATTGAGAGAGGGCCGGACTCGATCATAGCGAGAAAGAAAAGTGCTACTAGATTGATAGAAGAAGTGGGCCTTAAGGATAAAATCATTTCCAACACAGCCGGCAAATCCTATATTTACGCTAGAGGCAAGCTTCATACAATGCCTGAAGGATCTTTCATGGGCATTCCCACGAAGGTAACCCCATTTGCATTATCAGGATTATTTTCACCGCTGGGAAAATTGCGGGCAGCGGGGGACTTTATTTTACCAAAAGGAACTCCGAAAGCAGACCAGTCACTTGGGGCCTTTTTCCGTCATCGACTGGGTGATGAGGTGGTCGACAATCTGATTGATCCGTTATTGTCAGGAATATATGCGGGCGACATTGATGAACTGAGCCTGATGGCCTTGTTCCCGAACTTCTACGATATCGAACAGAAGCATCGCAGCCTCGTAATAGGACTGAATAAATCAATGCCAAAGCCGCCGAAAACAGCAAAAAAACCGGGATCCAAAAAAGGTATGTTCATCTCATTGTCAACAGGCCTTGAGGAGTTGATTCACCGGCTTGAGGCCCGCCTGGAAGAGGGAACGGTCATGAAGGAGACTGCTGTAAAAAGGGTATTGAAAACGGGCAATACCTACCAAGTACAGCTTGAAACTGGAGATGTTGAAGCTGCGGACAGTGTTGTCATCACGACTGATCATTTCCATGCACAGCAGATGCTTTCACAATACGCATTTATGGAAGACTTCAAAAAGATGCCGTCCAATTCTGTGGCAAATGTTGCGTTGGCATTCCCGAAATCGGCGATTGAGAAGGATATCGACGGAACAGGCTTCCTCGTTTCAAGGAACAGCGATTTCAGGATCACAGCATGTACTTGGACGCACAAGAAGTGGCCGGGTACATCACCGGAAGATATGGCGCTGCTCCGTTGCTATGTCGGAAAGCCGGATGATCAGGAAGCGGTGGATTTGTCGGATGAGGAAATCGTCGAAATCGTTCTAAGAGATTTAAATAAGACGATGAACATCACGGCAAAACCGATTTTCCATGTAATCACCAGATGGAGAAAAGCAATGCCACAATACACGGTCGGGCATCTTGAAAGGATTGCCCGGGTGAAAAAACAGCTGGGTCATGAGCTCCCGGGAGTCTACCTTGCCGGCGGTTCTTTTGAAGGAGTCGGTATCCCTGGCTGTATCGACCAGGCAGAGGCTGCAGTGGAAAAAGTCATCAGCCATCTTTCATAA
- a CDS encoding ABC transporter permease subunit, with product MNLFKREIKANRKSLIIWCIGVVFMVASGMAKFSSLEGTGQSMNALMADMPKSLQAIMGTGSLDLSTPIGYFGVLFLYLAVMAAIHAAMLGSNILAKEERDKTVEFLLVKPLSRTKMITSKLMAALVNILIFNLVTFASSVGMVQKYAEGEDVMGDIMLLMVGMFIIQLIFLVIGTAIAAVLTNAKKATSLATGILLLLFILSVAVDLNDKLEGLKFLTPFKYYDAKLILEEGGFDPLYLVLSFLLLAGLTIVTYVFYRKRDMNL from the coding sequence GTGAACCTTTTTAAAAGAGAAATCAAAGCAAACAGAAAATCGCTGATCATCTGGTGCATTGGGGTGGTCTTCATGGTCGCTTCGGGGATGGCAAAGTTCTCAAGCCTCGAGGGAACCGGTCAATCGATGAATGCGCTGATGGCCGATATGCCGAAATCACTTCAGGCCATCATGGGCACCGGTTCGCTCGATTTGTCGACACCAATCGGTTATTTCGGAGTCCTGTTTTTGTACCTGGCAGTCATGGCAGCCATTCATGCGGCGATGCTAGGTTCGAACATCCTCGCCAAGGAAGAGAGAGACAAAACGGTAGAGTTCCTGCTAGTCAAACCGCTTTCAAGAACAAAGATGATTACATCTAAATTAATGGCCGCCCTGGTGAATATCCTGATTTTTAATCTCGTCACCTTCGCTTCCTCCGTCGGCATGGTCCAGAAATATGCAGAAGGTGAGGACGTCATGGGGGACATCATGCTGCTGATGGTCGGGATGTTCATCATTCAGTTGATTTTCCTCGTCATCGGAACAGCGATCGCCGCTGTTTTGACGAACGCCAAAAAAGCGACATCCCTGGCCACAGGCATCCTGCTCCTCCTTTTCATCCTATCAGTCGCAGTCGATCTGAATGATAAGCTGGAAGGGTTGAAGTTTCTGACTCCATTCAAGTATTATGATGCGAAGCTGATTTTAGAAGAAGGCGGATTCGATCCACTGTATCTTGTGTTGTCATTCTTACTGCTGGCCGGGCTCACAATCGTGACCTATGTCTTTTATCGTAAAAGAGATATGAATTTGTGA
- a CDS encoding ABC transporter permease subunit: protein MNMFLHELKAYRKSTMIWTLSLVALVVLFLSMFPSFSKDAEEFKKLLEGFPVELRKAIGLSVDSIATLIGFFSYAFLYLKLAGAIQAMNLGTSILSKETREKTADFLLTKPVTRAQVVTSKLMAALVSLVITNIVFITATFMMASIVAEDDFNKEALFLIGASLFFLQLIFMALGIVTSVIFPRIKSVISVSLGTVFGFFMLGMISSSTEDQALRYLTPFNYFDSSYITEHASYEASFLVTGALVIMAAVVASYYLYAKKDVHSV from the coding sequence ATGAATATGTTCCTTCATGAACTGAAGGCGTACCGGAAATCGACGATGATATGGACCTTGTCATTGGTGGCGCTGGTAGTGTTGTTTTTATCGATGTTTCCTTCCTTTTCAAAGGATGCCGAAGAGTTCAAAAAACTGCTTGAAGGCTTCCCGGTAGAGTTGCGTAAGGCGATTGGGCTTTCGGTGGACAGTATAGCGACATTGATTGGGTTCTTCTCTTATGCATTCCTGTACCTGAAGCTTGCGGGCGCAATCCAGGCGATGAACCTTGGCACCTCGATTTTATCCAAAGAAACACGAGAGAAGACCGCCGACTTCCTGCTGACTAAGCCGGTGACGAGAGCGCAAGTTGTTACTTCGAAGCTGATGGCTGCGCTGGTTTCCCTGGTGATCACCAATATCGTTTTTATCACAGCGACATTTATGATGGCCTCCATCGTGGCTGAGGACGATTTTAACAAAGAAGCCTTATTCCTGATTGGAGCTTCCCTGTTCTTCCTTCAGCTTATATTCATGGCGCTTGGAATCGTGACCTCCGTGATTTTTCCTAGGATTAAATCGGTGATATCGGTATCACTCGGTACTGTGTTCGGATTTTTCATGCTCGGCATGATCAGTTCGTCAACGGAAGATCAAGCATTGCGTTATTTGACGCCATTCAATTACTTTGACTCGTCATACATCACGGAGCATGCAAGCTACGAAGCTTCTTTCCTTGTGACTGGGGCACTGGTTATCATGGCAGCGGTGGTTGCCAGTTACTATTTGTACGCAAAAAAGGATGTCCATTCTGTTTAG
- a CDS encoding ABC transporter ATP-binding protein, producing the protein MNVIEIKNLTKMYGKARGIENVSFNVEGGEIFGFIGPNGAGKSTTIRTLLSLIYPTSGSATIFGKDIITAAPEIKKDIGYLPSEVFYYDNMNVMDLLKYSASFYKKDCTKRIKELADIMELDLTKKIDDLSLGNKKKVGIVQGLLHEPKLIILDEPTSGLDPLMQQKFFDLLEKENKKGATILFSSHILSEVQRLCDRVAIIKDGRIVTVEKISTLKENTYKKFKIESNSKIDKSLFNIEGVNQIEQDGNTISFLFRGNLNLIMKKIAGIDVSNLWVEEPDLEEIFMHYYEKEE; encoded by the coding sequence ATGAACGTGATTGAGATTAAAAATCTGACGAAAATGTACGGCAAGGCCAGGGGAATTGAGAATGTCAGCTTCAATGTAGAAGGAGGAGAGATTTTCGGCTTCATAGGGCCGAATGGGGCGGGGAAATCGACGACAATCAGGACGCTGCTGTCGCTGATTTATCCGACGAGCGGCAGTGCGACGATTTTCGGCAAAGACATCATCACCGCCGCGCCTGAAATCAAAAAGGATATCGGCTATCTGCCTTCGGAAGTGTTTTACTATGACAACATGAATGTCATGGATCTGCTCAAGTATTCGGCAAGCTTTTACAAAAAGGACTGCACAAAGCGGATCAAAGAGCTTGCAGACATCATGGAGCTGGACCTGACGAAGAAAATCGATGACCTTTCGCTTGGAAACAAAAAGAAAGTTGGCATTGTCCAGGGACTTCTGCATGAACCGAAACTGATCATCCTCGATGAACCGACAAGCGGTCTGGATCCGCTTATGCAGCAGAAGTTTTTCGATCTTCTGGAAAAAGAAAACAAGAAAGGCGCGACAATCCTGTTTTCTTCCCATATTCTCAGCGAGGTGCAAAGGCTGTGTGACAGGGTGGCGATCATCAAGGACGGCCGGATTGTCACCGTCGAGAAAATCAGCACGCTGAAAGAGAATACGTACAAGAAATTCAAGATCGAATCCAATTCAAAAATCGATAAGAGCCTTTTTAATATCGAAGGCGTCAACCAAATAGAGCAGGATGGCAACACAATCAGCTTTTTATTCAGAGGGAATCTCAACTTGATCATGAAAAAAATCGCGGGAATTGACGTTTCGAACCTCTGGGTGGAGGAGCCTGACCTTGAAGAGATCTTCATGCATTATTATGAAAAGGAGGAATAG
- a CDS encoding TetR/AcrR family transcriptional regulator yields the protein MTSKFSSINPEKQERILNAALKEFALKGYENASTNEIVKSAGISKGLLFHYFKNKKELYLFLYNHFADVMVKEFFNELDLSERDIFERMKTLMILKNKLMAKHPEVFDFMVAASMETAEEVKGILNNTNTELIQASYSRLFENIDMTMFRDGIDIQRTINIIMWTLQGFSNQELEKAKKLNTGHHDFDEAFKEAEVYIDMMKKAFYKSL from the coding sequence ATGACTTCAAAATTTTCAAGTATCAATCCTGAAAAGCAGGAAAGAATCCTGAATGCTGCTCTCAAGGAGTTTGCCCTAAAAGGCTATGAAAATGCCTCTACGAATGAAATCGTTAAATCAGCAGGAATTTCAAAAGGACTGCTTTTTCATTATTTTAAAAACAAGAAAGAACTCTATCTATTCCTTTATAACCACTTTGCGGATGTCATGGTAAAAGAGTTCTTCAATGAATTGGACTTGAGCGAACGCGACATTTTCGAACGGATGAAAACGCTGATGATCCTGAAAAACAAGCTGATGGCGAAGCATCCGGAGGTATTTGATTTCATGGTGGCGGCCTCAATGGAAACTGCGGAAGAAGTAAAGGGAATATTGAATAACACAAATACGGAACTGATTCAGGCAAGCTACAGCCGATTATTCGAAAATATTGATATGACCATGTTCAGGGACGGAATCGACATCCAAAGAACAATCAACATCATCATGTGGACGCTCCAGGGCTTCAGCAACCAGGAGCTGGAAAAGGCCAAAAAACTGAACACAGGGCATCACGATTTCGATGAAGCATTCAAGGAAGCGGAAGTGTATATCGATATGATGAAGAAGGCTTTTTACAAGAGTTTATAA
- the kynB gene encoding arylformamidase, which translates to MGNWMDISQVLNDKIPVWPGDTPFEYKVSWGMEESGSVNVGQVTMSTHTGTHIDAPFHFENDGKKVIDLDFNLYIGPALVIHVPKPASIGVRDLEGIELQGVKRLLIRTDSWTDKTVFPENIPHIEPEFAAYLAEQGVQLLGLDLPSVDPLDSKELPAHHELNNQGIHILEGLVLHKIEPGEYELAALPLPLEQADGSPVRAVIRKIK; encoded by the coding sequence ATGGGAAACTGGATGGATATTTCACAGGTTTTGAATGATAAAATTCCTGTATGGCCTGGCGACACGCCGTTTGAATATAAAGTGAGCTGGGGCATGGAAGAAAGCGGTTCGGTGAATGTCGGGCAGGTGACGATGAGCACCCATACTGGCACACATATTGATGCGCCTTTTCATTTCGAAAACGATGGCAAAAAGGTCATTGACCTCGACTTCAATCTTTACATAGGGCCTGCACTGGTCATTCATGTCCCAAAGCCAGCGAGTATTGGAGTTAGGGATCTGGAAGGGATTGAATTGCAGGGAGTTAAGCGGCTGCTGATCCGTACTGACTCATGGACGGATAAAACCGTCTTTCCGGAAAACATTCCGCACATCGAACCGGAATTTGCTGCTTATCTTGCCGAACAGGGAGTTCAATTGCTCGGACTGGATTTGCCATCGGTCGATCCTCTTGACAGCAAGGAACTGCCAGCGCATCATGAATTGAACAACCAGGGCATTCATATTCTTGAAGGACTGGTACTTCATAAAATCGAACCGGGAGAATACGAGCTTGCTGCCCTGCCGCTGCCGCTGGAACAGGCTGACGGAAGTCCTGTCAGAGCCGTGATCCGGAAAATCAAATAA
- the kynA gene encoding tryptophan 2,3-dioxygenase produces MREEQKAAHEIHTDFSKELSYGSYLQLDKILSSQHRLSDHHDEMLFIIIHQASELWMKLILHEVNAAIDCIRKNDLEPSFKMLSRVSRIQEQLIQSWSVLSTLTPAEYMEFRNKLGHSSGFQSYQNRLIEFALGQKQGHVLSVYKHDADLFKTMEDALRERSIYDAAIQALSMRGLPIDDAALNRDWAEPYEPNTSVEEAWLTVYRNVDQYWDLYELAEKLVDIGSKQQLWRFNHMSTVERIIGHKMGTGGSAGVSYLKKVVDHRFFPELWSLRTKL; encoded by the coding sequence ATGAGAGAAGAACAGAAAGCGGCACACGAGATCCATACCGATTTTTCAAAAGAATTGTCCTATGGCAGCTACCTGCAATTGGATAAAATCCTGTCCAGCCAGCACCGCTTGTCTGATCACCATGATGAAATGCTGTTCATCATCATCCACCAGGCCAGCGAGCTGTGGATGAAACTGATTTTACATGAAGTGAATGCGGCGATTGACTGCATCCGTAAAAATGACCTCGAGCCGTCTTTTAAGATGCTGTCGAGGGTGTCAAGAATCCAGGAGCAGCTGATCCAGTCATGGAGCGTGCTGTCGACGCTGACGCCGGCGGAATATATGGAGTTCCGTAACAAGCTTGGCCATTCATCAGGATTCCAATCGTATCAGAATCGACTGATTGAATTCGCTTTAGGCCAAAAGCAGGGACATGTGCTATCCGTATATAAACACGATGCCGATCTCTTTAAAACGATGGAAGACGCCCTGCGCGAGCGCTCGATTTATGATGCTGCCATTCAGGCACTGTCCATGCGCGGGCTTCCAATCGATGATGCCGCACTAAACCGTGACTGGGCGGAGCCGTACGAACCAAATACCAGCGTCGAGGAAGCGTGGCTGACTGTGTACCGCAATGTCGACCAGTACTGGGACCTTTATGAGCTTGCAGAGAAGCTGGTCGATATCGGCAGCAAGCAGCAGCTCTGGCGCTTCAACCATATGAGCACCGTTGAACGGATCATTGGGCATAAAATGGGAACAGGCGGTTCTGCGGGAGTATCCTATTTGAAAAAGGTCGTCGACCACCGATTCTTCCCTGAGCTTTGGAGCTTGAGGACGAAGCTATAA
- the kynU gene encoding kynureninase, which produces MKSYSFEPGAAFAAQLDSGDILARFRDEFYLKPDSIYLDGNSLGLLSKRAEQTLLESLADWRELGIDGWMDGNHPWFYLSEKLGELTAPLVGASPEEVIVSGSTTVNLHQLVATFYKPEGNRTKILADELNFPSDIYALQSQLQIHGYDPDTHLIRVKSRDGRFLDEDDIIEAMTDEVALVVLPTVLYRSGQILDMERLTRAAHERGILIGFDGCHSIGAIPHSFSDWGVDFAYWCNYKHLNGGPGAVAGLYVNSKHFGAKPGLAGWFGSRKDKQFDMEHILTPAENAGAYQIGTPHVLSLAPLLGSLEMFAEAGIQNIREKSLRINQYLMDLVQHELGDAGFILGSPTEDFKRGGHVSLEHKEAARICKALKEKGIIPDFRAPNIVRLAPVALYTSYTDVWEAVQVLKEIMANKSYEKFSNERGVVA; this is translated from the coding sequence ATGAAGTCTTATTCTTTTGAACCTGGTGCGGCTTTTGCTGCACAGCTTGACAGTGGTGATATTCTCGCGCGGTTTCGGGATGAGTTTTACCTGAAGCCGGATTCGATCTATCTTGATGGGAATTCGCTTGGTCTTCTGTCGAAACGGGCTGAGCAAACTTTGCTAGAATCATTGGCTGACTGGCGTGAGCTGGGCATCGATGGCTGGATGGATGGCAATCATCCGTGGTTCTATTTATCTGAAAAACTGGGAGAATTGACGGCCCCACTCGTTGGTGCTTCACCTGAAGAAGTAATTGTAAGCGGATCCACAACGGTCAATTTGCATCAGCTTGTGGCTACTTTTTACAAGCCGGAGGGGAATAGGACAAAAATCCTCGCAGATGAGTTGAATTTTCCTTCTGACATCTACGCACTGCAAAGCCAGCTGCAGATCCACGGCTATGACCCTGACACACATCTGATCAGGGTGAAAAGCAGGGATGGCAGATTCCTGGATGAGGATGATATCATCGAGGCAATGACAGATGAAGTTGCGCTCGTCGTACTGCCGACCGTTTTATACCGCAGCGGCCAGATCCTTGATATGGAGCGGTTGACAAGAGCTGCTCACGAACGTGGGATCCTGATCGGGTTCGATGGCTGCCATTCGATTGGCGCCATTCCGCATTCTTTTTCAGATTGGGGAGTGGACTTTGCTTACTGGTGCAATTATAAGCATTTGAACGGCGGGCCAGGAGCAGTCGCAGGACTTTACGTCAATTCGAAGCATTTCGGTGCGAAGCCTGGACTTGCCGGCTGGTTCGGTTCCAGAAAAGACAAACAGTTTGACATGGAGCATATCCTGACACCTGCTGAAAATGCGGGCGCCTACCAGATTGGGACGCCGCACGTACTGAGCCTTGCACCTTTACTCGGTTCACTGGAAATGTTCGCCGAGGCGGGAATTCAAAATATCCGAGAAAAATCATTGAGGATCAATCAATATCTAATGGACCTGGTTCAGCATGAGCTTGGCGATGCCGGCTTTATACTGGGAAGTCCAACAGAGGATTTCAAACGCGGCGGCCATGTGAGCCTGGAACATAAAGAAGCAGCGAGGATCTGCAAGGCCTTGAAGGAAAAAGGGATCATTCCGGATTTCCGGGCTCCGAACATTGTCCGCCTTGCACCTGTGGCGCTTTACACTTCATACACAGATGTGTGGGAGGCGGTCCAGGTATTAAAAGAAATCATGGCCAACAAATCATACGAGAAGTTCAGCAATGAACGCGGAGTTGTAGCATAA
- a CDS encoding CAP domain-containing protein, whose product MKSLGRLFSLLILGAMLYFAWPFFTSEKDINTEINKLRENPELSKALEDVNSGINQLIWQLNEKKEELTNDEQNLLPEVDKPELETPAEKTFTLHNIAIGDQKGEVEKQLGAAKRVSVNEYGTEWHAYHENFQNFIMISYGNDGAVNAMYSNQDLIAAKNGIKYGVPKETVRQNLGEPLGEIRKGLVYYQFQKDQDYDVYNLDESYVTVFYDKHRNNIVTAIQIVSEKLEQSKAGFYTEASEALKEGFEYQLFDLTNASRVVHGLGILTWDDQVRGTARKHSADMAENSYFSHTNPEGQSPFDRMAEDDIAFSVAGENLAYGQFSSIFAHEGLMNSLGHRENILKADFKLLGVGVAFGPKHEPYFTENFYSKRKF is encoded by the coding sequence GTGAAATCCTTGGGACGTTTATTTTCGCTCTTGATTTTAGGAGCTATGCTTTATTTTGCCTGGCCATTTTTTACGAGTGAGAAAGATATAAATACTGAAATTAATAAGTTAAGGGAGAATCCCGAGCTTAGCAAAGCGCTGGAAGACGTAAACAGCGGGATTAACCAACTGATTTGGCAGCTTAATGAGAAGAAGGAAGAATTGACGAATGATGAACAGAACCTGCTGCCAGAAGTCGATAAACCTGAGCTCGAAACACCTGCTGAAAAAACATTCACACTCCACAATATTGCCATTGGCGATCAGAAGGGTGAAGTGGAAAAACAGCTTGGGGCCGCGAAACGTGTGTCCGTGAATGAATACGGAACAGAGTGGCATGCCTATCATGAGAATTTCCAGAACTTTATCATGATTTCATATGGTAATGATGGTGCAGTGAATGCGATGTATTCAAACCAGGATTTGATTGCCGCCAAAAACGGCATTAAATATGGGGTGCCAAAAGAGACTGTCCGCCAGAACCTTGGGGAACCACTTGGCGAGATCAGGAAAGGGCTTGTCTATTACCAGTTCCAAAAGGACCAGGACTATGACGTCTACAATTTAGACGAGAGTTATGTGACGGTTTTTTACGATAAACACAGAAATAATATTGTCACCGCAATCCAGATAGTCAGCGAAAAGTTGGAACAGAGCAAAGCAGGTTTCTATACCGAAGCGAGTGAGGCTTTAAAGGAAGGCTTTGAATATCAGCTGTTCGATTTGACTAACGCTTCGAGGGTAGTTCACGGGTTGGGCATCCTCACCTGGGATGATCAAGTGAGGGGAACTGCCCGAAAACATAGTGCCGATATGGCCGAAAACTCGTATTTCAGCCACACCAATCCAGAAGGGCAGTCGCCTTTTGACAGGATGGCTGAAGACGATATTGCGTTTTCCGTTGCCGGGGAGAATCTCGCTTACGGACAATTCAGCAGTATCTTTGCCCACGAAGGCTTGATGAACTCACTCGGCCATCGCGAAAATATCCTGAAGGCAGACTTCAAACTGCTAGGCGTAGGTGTTGCATTCGGGCCAAAGCATGAGCCATATTTCACGGAGAATTTTTATTCAAAAAGGAAGTTTTAA